The following coding sequences are from one Syngnathus acus chromosome 14, fSynAcu1.2, whole genome shotgun sequence window:
- the LOC119133386 gene encoding uncharacterized protein LOC119133386 isoform X2 codes for MSVSGIHQGTLRMYSGFLFKQWKKRFLLLTAEGSLLVCHHASAPPDQLVLLQSSCEAIVEGKEILDLPKLPAGGSRDCCFALILTQNKYLLLLTDTPADCSQWLNVLKKIQEKDPPPPPVSNGEALSPGPLSGSPKDKGRSSPRTKYYKGGAHSVSCLRHGTINNAQAMRAVYLLMGGAAASSAMGYLGACSPSSLDAKGADLSINSDFSDIGGPAGVYHTDSPAITSPHFNSFDFEMADADFNAFDCGGFTF; via the exons ATGAGCGTCTCCGGGATCCATCAAGGAACACTCAGGATGTACA gtggatttcttttcaaacaatgGAAGAAGAGGTTCCTGCTCCTGACAGCTGAAGGCAGCCTCCTCGTGTGTCACCATGCTTCAGCACCACCTGACCAGTTGGTCCTCCTGCAAAGCAGCTGCGAGGCCATCGTGGAGGGCAAGGAGATCCTCGACCTTCCAAAGCTGCCCGCCGGAGGGAGCCGAGATTGCTGCTTCGCTCTCATTTTGACCCAAAATAAATACCTGCTGCTTTTGACCGACACTCCTGCTGACTGCAG tcaATGGTTAAATGTGCTGAAAAAG ATCCAGGAGAAAGATCCACCGCCTCCGCCAGTCAGCAATGGAGAGGCTCTTTCCCCAGGGCCTCTGAGCGGCTCCCCAAAAGATAAAG GCAGAAGCTCTCCACGTACAAAGTATTACAAAGGAGGGGCCCACTCGGTGAGCTGCCTGCGTCATGGCACCATCAACAACGCCCAGGCCATGAGGGCCGTGTACCTGCTGATGGGAGGGGCAGCCGCTTCCTCTGCTATGGGCTATTTAGGCGCCTGCTCACCCTCCAGCTTGGACGCCAAAGGAGCCGACCTGTCCATCAACTCAGACTTCTCAGATATCGGGGGACCGGCGGGGGTGTACCACACAGACAGCCCCGCCATCACCTCCCCTCATTTCAAcagctttgactttgaaatggcAGACGCTGACTTTAATGCTTTTGACTGTGGCGGTTTTACGTTTTGA
- the sms gene encoding spermine synthase, whose translation MALRHYTLDFNLSTAVDSASTVPGLLSIFHEQEMTETVHETDGRGYLATFVGKNGRLVILRVHAHGLLTIDLQCYEGDNIVQLDNLLNTLEKKLKVLLNGKITRIKRLPPLIRGAKVDRYWPTTDGRLVEYDIDRVLYDEDSEYQNIKILHSQQFGNMLVLNEDINLAESDLPYTEAIMGSGNEDYAGKEVLILGGGDGGILAQAVKQKPKMITMVEIDRKVIDGCKKYMRKTCGNVLDNLKGDCYQILVEDCVPVLKKYVREGRTFDYIINDLTAVPISTQPEEDSTWEFLRLILDLSIKILHHKGKYFTQGNSANLTEALSQYEEQLGRLSCPVDFSKKVVCVPSYMELWVFYTVWKK comes from the exons ATGGCACTGCGACATTATACTCTCGACTTCAACCTCTCGACTGCAG TTGACTCTGCATCAACAGTCCCAGGCCTCCTGTCCATATTCCACGAGCAGGAAATGACAGAGACCGTACATGAGACAGACGGACGCGGATACCTAGCCACCTTTGTCGGAAAGAACGGCAG GCTTGTTATTCTGCGGGTGCACGCCCATGGATTGCTCACTATTGACCTGCAGTGTTATGAAGGCGATAACATTGTTCAACTAGACAAT cTTTTAAATACACTGGAGAAGAAACTCAAGGTTCTCTTGAATGGCAAGATAACACGAATTAAAAG GCTCCCGCCTCTCATCCGAGGAGCCAAAGTGGACCGGTACTGGCCCACCACCGACGGGAGGCTGGTCGAGTACGACATAGATCGCGTGTTGTACGACGAAGACTCGGAAtaccaaaatattaaaatattgcaCTCACAGCAGTTTGGCAACATGCTTGTCCTCAACGAAGATATCA ACCTGGCGGAGAGCGACTTGCCCTACACCGAAGCCATCATGGGCAGCGGAAATGAGGACTACGCCGGCAAGGAGGTGCTGATTTTAGGAGGAGGTGATGGAGGCATCCTGGCTCAGGCTGTCAAACAGaagccaaagatgatcaccatgGTGGAG ATTGATCGGAAGGTGATTGACGGGTGCAAAAAGTACATGAGGAAGACGTGTGGCAATGTGCTGGATAACTTGAAGGGGGACTGTTACCAA ATTCTCGTGGAGGACTGTGTGCCTGTGCTCAAGAAGTACGTCCGAGAGGGGAGAACGTTCGACTACATCATTAACGATCTGACCGCGGTTCCGATATCCACACAGCCAGAAGAAG ACTCAACATGGGAGTTCCTTCGTCTCATTTTGGATCTGTCCATCAAAATCCTGCACCACAAGGGGAAATATTTTACCCAG GGCAACAGTGCAAATCTGACAGAGGCTTTGAGTCAGTATGAGGAGCAGCTGGGAAGACTCTCCTGTCCTGTGGACTTTTCCAAAAAAGTGGTTTGCGTGCCCTCTTACATGGAACT TTGGGTTTTCTACACCGTGTGGAAGAAGtga
- the gabrr3a gene encoding gamma-aminobutyric acid receptor subunit rho-3a isoform X2 encodes MKKLDSTKSLLIKSEQLLRIEDHDFAMRPGFGGSAIPVGIDVQVESVDSISEVNMDFTMTLYLRHYWQDDRLAFPSSNNKSRTFDARLVKKIWVPDVFFVHSKRSFIHDTTMENIMLRVFPDGNILYSVRITVTALCSMDFSSFPLDTQNCSLELESYAYNENDLMLYWKNGNDSLRTDEIVLSQFFVEDFQPSFGLAFYSSTGWYNRLYINFLLRRHIFFFMLQTYFPTMLMVMLSWVSFWIDRRAVPARVSLGITTVLTMSTIITGVSSSMPQVSYVKAVDIYLWSSFLFVFLSVIEYAAVNYFTTVEEMKKLKRAQIPASYDATQAMAFDGCFHDNDIDLTSFPEASSTPNTERNTQSRNSTVSAPTEGTRLRRRNPLKHNLSFIMSNSYMIDSYSRVLFPLAYLLFNIIYWSLYA; translated from the exons ATGAAAAAGCTCGACAGCACAAAGTCTTTGCTAATTAAATCAGAACAGCTGCTTCGAATCGAGGACCACGACTTTGCAATGCGGCCGGGCTTCGGAG GTTCCGCCATCCCCGTTGGCATTGACGTCCAAGTCGAGAGCGTTGACAGCATAAGTGAAGTAAACATG GACTTCACCATGACTCTGTACCTGAGGCATTACTGGCAGGACGACCGACTGGCCTTCCCCTCCAGCAACAACAAGAGTCGAACCTTCGACGCACGTCTCGTGAAGAAGATCTGGGTACCTGACGTGTTCTTCGTCCACTCCAAGCGCTCTTTCATCCATGACACAACCATGGAGAATATCATGCTGAGGGTTTTTCCTGATGGCAACATCCTCTACAGTGTccg GATAACTGTGACGGCACTTTGCTCAATGGACTTCAGCAGCTTCCCTCTGGACACGCAAAACTGCTCTCTAGAGCTGGAAAGCT ATGCTTACAATGAGAACGACCTCATGCTCTATTGGAAAAATGGGAACGATTCATTAAGGACTGATGAGATTGTGCTCTCTCAGTTTTTTGTTGAAGACTTCCAGCCTTCCTTTGGGCTTGCCTTCTACAGCAGTACTG gttGGTACAATCGTCTCTACATTAATTTCCTTCTCAGGAGGCacatcttcttcttcatgcTGCAGACGTATTTTCCCACCATGCTGATGGTGATGTTGTCCTGGGTGTCTTTTTGGATTGACAGGAGGGCCGTGCCCGCCCGTGTCTCCTTGG GCATCACCACCGTGTTGACCATGTCCACCATCATCACCGGAGTGTCCTCCTCAATGCCTCAGGTGTCTTACGTGAAAGCAGTGGACATCTACTTGTGGTCCAGCTTcctctttgtctttctttccgTCATCGAGTACGCGGCCGTCAACTATTTCACCACAGTTGAGGAGATGAAGAAGCTGAAGAGGGCACAG ATCCCAGCGTCCTACGACGCCACACAGGCAATGGCTTTTGACGGCTGTTTCCATGACAACGATATTGACCTGACTTCTTTCCCCGAGGCTTCCAGCACACCAAACACGGAGAGGAACACACAGTCACGAAACTCCACCGTGTCGGCTCCCACAGAGGGCACCAGGCTACGCCGCAGGAACCCTTTAAAACACAATCTCAGTTTTATAATGAGCAACAGCTACATGATTGACTCCTACTCCAGAGTTTTATTCCCTCTGGCCTACCTGCTCTTCAATATCATTTACTGGAGTTTGTATGCATAG
- the LOC119133571 gene encoding adhesion G-protein coupled receptor G2 produces MKSSTGSFWINEDINFIRVKKPSSHFTKVVHLLLLFTGLSSCNETSTSPPHVTSAQTSVYYLLDIAIDVTGPAKNESEITSWFQEVFQNTLGSCVSSHAEYTTTFPLLVQQTSANSSLGTTNGTQSNIAITASTLPSDNTTLAFQNTNTATTTFQNSETATALQTFGTTTTIMFQNPNKTGANNTAERPNNTAAKNATNNAGKKVEKTIPNSKNARFIRTAVLSSKSSGIFQGLEVSCAEKTKIRKTNCLAILALRQNVSPCCILKTICTANQNSSQIHATGKRANRQSPPNENCNSDHMDENICIYEKESNNSKCDDSAFGAAPCGPEKNKNCSCAAFCNATDAYYTFEISIQDPEMNGSYVLLLMTQLNQSCSPTTNESCSFPTIASEYKNATVECSPAGTNSQSCNVFLHLAEAVPVCNVSAAITTVFQSEKNITFDGRTTRAAICGHPKFSDNLLDSQFTWTNTTYQHADVCPAEEGSPFLLTTQNCQPGKNMVVPLKEQCVPIVSSTAGPNVTVSSNTASSPDVTTVSSNESRANALLELTANVSRLNSSQVEQLVSQLEDLLSGPNISVALANITIYIVSNLLDASAETLASSSDRIIGLVDTVGLKLVLEEATETLLSPALALSVKAVDGNDFQQVLFSISDPNNAQVRADRRFQRSERNNSSIPQGSITLPPSLTQNLTSEEQQMASRVHFNFYQKSTLFQDSSLGTRRLNSGILGASLANLTVTGLEEEIVISLRNLESIPANYVATCVFWDFALNGQSGGWNTNGCTVRNSTDDVTVCGCNHLTSFSILLDLARQPLTSRVNATVLSFITYIGCGISAIFLSLTLLTYLAFGKLRKDIPSKILIQLCVALLLLNLVFLVDAWLALYPDAAGLCISTAWFLHYFLLAAFTWMGLEGVHLYLGLVKVFNTHVPRYILWFSLAGWGAPVIVVIIVIAVDKDNYGLVSYGRFSDGTSDDFCWLKNDIAFYVAVVGYFCVIFLFNFIILVVVLVQLQKMKKQNPHNSQHRTTGQDVRSVVGLTILLGLSWGFAFFAWGPVNLPFMYLFAICNAFQGLYIFVFHCAVKETVRRQWQTYLCFGKMRMAENSERSRTATQKIMKRASVTRPSSRSNTSSSSTSFLSRNSEQIHGIGNPLDDRIITIDEEPSVDVILNE; encoded by the exons ATGAAATCTTCCACAGGATCCTTTTGGATAAATGAAGATATAAACTTCATCAG AGTGAAAAAGCCAAGTTCACATTTTACAAAGGTCGTCCACCTGCTCCTTCTATTCACAG GTCTTTCTTCCTGTAATGAGACCTCCACATCACCACCTCATGTGACAAGCGCTCAGACTTCAG TGTACTACTTATTGGATATCGCTATTGATGTGACGGGGCCTGCAAAGAATGAATCAGAAATTACATCCTGG TTCCAGGAGGTGTTCCAAAACACTTTGGGGAGCTGTGTGTCTTCGCACGCTGAATACACGACAACTTTCCCACTTCTGGTGCAACAGACATCTGCAAACTCTTCACTCGGGACAACAAATGGGACTCAAAGCAACATTGCAATCACAGCGAGCACGTTACCAAGTGACAACACGACGCTGgcatttcaaaacacaaatactGCAACGACTACATTTCAAAACTCTGAAACAGCAACAGCACTACAAACGTTTGGCACGACTACAACTATTATGTTTCAAAACCCCAACAAAACTGGAGCTAATAATACTGCAGAACGTCCCAATAACACTGCAGCTAAGAACGCGACCAATAACGCAGGCAAAAAGGTGGAAAAAACAATTCCCAACTCAAAAAATGCACGTTTTATTCGAACAGCCGTCCTTAGCAG TAAATCAAGTGGCATATTTCAG GGACTTGAAGTTTCGTGTGCAGAGAAGACCAAAATAAG AAAGACCAACTGCTTGGCGATTCTGGCGCTGAGGCAGAACGTGTCGCCGTGTTGCATCCTGAAAACAATCTGCACAGCCAATCAAAATTCCTCCCAAATCCACGCAACGGGAAAAAGAGCCAATCGTCAGA GTCCCCCAAATGAAAACTGCAACAGTGATCACATGGATGAAAATATCTGTATTTATGAAAAAGAATCAAACAATTCCAAATG TGACGATTCAGCGTTTGGCGCAGCTCCATGTGGTCCAG aaaagaataaaaactgCAGCTGCGCAGCTTTCTGCAATGCAACTG atgcaTATTACACTTTTGAAATTTCAATACAAGACCCTGAAATGAACGGCTCCTATGTTCTGTTACTG ATGACACAGCTGAACCAGAGTTGCTCTCCCACAACAAA tgAGTCATGCTCTTTTCCCACAATTGCTTCTGAATACAAG AATGCCACTGTGGAATGTAGTCCAGCCGGAACAAA CTCTCAAAgttgcaatgtgtttttacacCTGGCCGAAGCGGTTCCCGTCTGTAACGTGTCCGCAGCCATAACGACTGTGTTTCAATCTGAGAAAAATATAACGTTTGACGGACGAACGACCAGAGCAG CTATCTGTGGCCATCCAAAATTTAGTGACAATTTGTTGGATTCTCAGTTCACATGGACGAACACCACCTATCAGCATGCAGATGTTTGTCCGGCAGAGGAAGGCTCTCCCTTTCTACTCACCACTCAGAACTG TCAACCAGGAAAAAACATGGTGGTGCCGTTAAAGGAGCAGTGTGTTCCAATTGTGTCGAGCACAGCTGGCCCCAATGTGACCGTCTCCAGTAATACGGCATCATCCCCGGATGTCACCACCGTCTCATCTAATGAGAGCCGAGCCAACGCTCTTCTTGAGCTGACCGCTAATGTGTCCAGACTTAACTCCAGTCAGGTGGAGCAGCTTGTGTCCCAGTTGGAGGATCTGTTGTCGGGGCCTAATATCAGCGTGGCTCTGGCTAACATAACCATCTACATCGTCAGTAACCTGCTGGACGCCTCCGCTGAAACACTGGCTAGCTCCTCTGACAG AATTATAGGGCTCGTTGATACAGTGGGCCTCAAATTGGTGCTTGAAGAAGCAACGGAGACTCTCTTGTCGCCAGCTTTAGCTCTGTCTGTCAAAGCGGTGGATGGAAATGATTTTCAACAAGTGCTCTTCTCCATCTCTGATCCGAACAACGCACAG GTCCGAGCGGATCGCAGGTTTCAAAGGAGTGAGAGGAACAACTCGTCCATCCCTCAAGGCTCCATCACGCTGCCTCCCTCACTCACACAGAACCTCACCTCGGAGGAGCAGCAGATGGCCTCCAGAGTCCACTTCAACTTTTACCAGAAAAGCACCCTATTTcag GACAGCTCTTTAGGAACACGACGACTTAACAGTGGGATTCTGGGAGCGAGTTTGGCAAACTTGACAGTCACCGGACTCGAGGAGGAAATTGTGATTAGTCTCAGGAACCTGGAGTCCATTCCT GCTAATTATGTGGCTACATGCGTCTTCTGGGACTTTGCATTAAATG gCCAATCCGGTGGCTGGAACACAAACGGCTGTACCGTCCGCAACAGCACAGACGACGTGACAGTTTGCGGCTGCAACCATCTCACCAGTTTCTCGATCCTGCTG GACCTCGCCAGGCAGCCTCTAACCAGTCGAGTAAACGCCACCGTTTTGAGCTTCATCACATATATTGGTTGTGGGATCTCTGCCATCTTCTTGTCCTTGACGCTCCTCACGTACTTAGCCTTCGG CAAACTACGCAAGGACATCCCCTCCAAAATCCTGATCCAGCTGTGCGTGGCTCTGCTGTTGCTCAACCTGGTCTTCCTGGTGGATGCTTGGCTGGCCCTCTACCCAGACGCCGCGGGCCTCTGCATCTCCACCGCCTGGTTCCTCCACTACTTCCTGCTGGCAGCCTTCACCTGGATGGGCCTGGAGGGGGTGCACCTGTACCTCGGCCTCGTCAAGGTTTTCAACACGCACGTCCCGCGCTACATCCTCTGGTTCTCGCTGGCGGGCTGGGGCGCTCCCGTCATTGTGGTCATTATTGTCATAGCCGTCGACAAGGACAACTACGGACTGGTGTCCTACGGGAGGTTTTCTGACGGCACAAGTGATGACTT CTGCTGGCTAAAAAATGACATCGCATTCTACGTGGCAGTGGTGGGCTACTTCTGCGTCATCTTCTTGTTCAACTTCATCATTTTGGTGGTGGTGCTGGTCCAGCTGCAAAAGATGAAGAAGCAGAACCCGCACAACTCGCAGCACCGCACCACGGGACAGGACGTGCGCAGTGTGGTGGGCTTAACCATCCTGCTCGGCCTCAGCTGGGGCTTCGCCTTTTTCGCCTGGGGGCCTGTCAACCTGCCGTTCATGTACCTCTTTGCCATCTGTAACGCCTTCCAAG GTTTATACATATTTGTGTTCCATTGTGCGGTGAAGGAAACGGTCAGGAGACAGTGGCAGACATACCTTTGTTTCGGAAAAATGAGGATGGCTGAGAACTcag AAAGGAGTCGCACAGCAACCCAGAAGATAATGAAGAGAGCTTCAGTAACCAGACCATCATCGCGGTCCAACACCTCGTCCAGCTCGACGTCTTTCCTCAGTCGTAACTCAGAGCAGATTCATGGCATAG gAAATCCCTTGGATGACAGAATCATCACCATTGACGAGGAACCTAGCGTGGACGTTATCCTTAACGAATGA
- the LOC119133386 gene encoding uncharacterized protein LOC119133386 isoform X1, producing the protein MSVSGIHQGTLRMYSGFLFKQWKKRFLLLTAEGSLLVCHHASAPPDQLVLLQSSCEAIVEGKEILDLPKLPAGGSRDCCFALILTQNKYLLLLTDTPADCSQWLNVLKKVKQSVSSPLGLCKRHQVPPLCIALKDFVPEQIQEKDPPPPPVSNGEALSPGPLSGSPKDKGRSSPRTKYYKGGAHSVSCLRHGTINNAQAMRAVYLLMGGAAASSAMGYLGACSPSSLDAKGADLSINSDFSDIGGPAGVYHTDSPAITSPHFNSFDFEMADADFNAFDCGGFTF; encoded by the exons ATGAGCGTCTCCGGGATCCATCAAGGAACACTCAGGATGTACA gtggatttcttttcaaacaatgGAAGAAGAGGTTCCTGCTCCTGACAGCTGAAGGCAGCCTCCTCGTGTGTCACCATGCTTCAGCACCACCTGACCAGTTGGTCCTCCTGCAAAGCAGCTGCGAGGCCATCGTGGAGGGCAAGGAGATCCTCGACCTTCCAAAGCTGCCCGCCGGAGGGAGCCGAGATTGCTGCTTCGCTCTCATTTTGACCCAAAATAAATACCTGCTGCTTTTGACCGACACTCCTGCTGACTGCAG tcaATGGTTAAATGTGCTGAAAAAGGTGAAACAG AGTGTCTCGTCACCTCTCGGTCTTTGCAAGCGACATCAGGTGCCGCCTCTCTGCATAGCTCTAAAAGACTTTGTCCCGGAGCAGATCCAGGAGAAAGATCCACCGCCTCCGCCAGTCAGCAATGGAGAGGCTCTTTCCCCAGGGCCTCTGAGCGGCTCCCCAAAAGATAAAG GCAGAAGCTCTCCACGTACAAAGTATTACAAAGGAGGGGCCCACTCGGTGAGCTGCCTGCGTCATGGCACCATCAACAACGCCCAGGCCATGAGGGCCGTGTACCTGCTGATGGGAGGGGCAGCCGCTTCCTCTGCTATGGGCTATTTAGGCGCCTGCTCACCCTCCAGCTTGGACGCCAAAGGAGCCGACCTGTCCATCAACTCAGACTTCTCAGATATCGGGGGACCGGCGGGGGTGTACCACACAGACAGCCCCGCCATCACCTCCCCTCATTTCAAcagctttgactttgaaatggcAGACGCTGACTTTAATGCTTTTGACTGTGGCGGTTTTACGTTTTGA
- the gabrr3a gene encoding gamma-aminobutyric acid receptor subunit rho-3a isoform X1: MRVVLLALRLMCFACLWPVTQLNSNHFSSKRRHKELELGDVNKQKHGGRVDLKMKKLDSTKSLLIKSEQLLRIEDHDFAMRPGFGGSAIPVGIDVQVESVDSISEVNMDFTMTLYLRHYWQDDRLAFPSSNNKSRTFDARLVKKIWVPDVFFVHSKRSFIHDTTMENIMLRVFPDGNILYSVRITVTALCSMDFSSFPLDTQNCSLELESYAYNENDLMLYWKNGNDSLRTDEIVLSQFFVEDFQPSFGLAFYSSTGWYNRLYINFLLRRHIFFFMLQTYFPTMLMVMLSWVSFWIDRRAVPARVSLGITTVLTMSTIITGVSSSMPQVSYVKAVDIYLWSSFLFVFLSVIEYAAVNYFTTVEEMKKLKRAQIPASYDATQAMAFDGCFHDNDIDLTSFPEASSTPNTERNTQSRNSTVSAPTEGTRLRRRNPLKHNLSFIMSNSYMIDSYSRVLFPLAYLLFNIIYWSLYA, translated from the exons ATGAGAGTGGTTCTCCTGGCCTTACGACTCATGTGCTTTGCCTGCTTGTGGCCTGTCACGCAGCTCAACAGCAACCACTTCTCCAGCAAGAGGAGACACAAGGAGCTCGAACTCGGAGacgtcaacaaacaaaaacatggcgg ACGAGTGGATCTCAAGATGAAAAAGCTCGACAGCACAAAGTCTTTGCTAATTAAATCAGAACAGCTGCTTCGAATCGAGGACCACGACTTTGCAATGCGGCCGGGCTTCGGAG GTTCCGCCATCCCCGTTGGCATTGACGTCCAAGTCGAGAGCGTTGACAGCATAAGTGAAGTAAACATG GACTTCACCATGACTCTGTACCTGAGGCATTACTGGCAGGACGACCGACTGGCCTTCCCCTCCAGCAACAACAAGAGTCGAACCTTCGACGCACGTCTCGTGAAGAAGATCTGGGTACCTGACGTGTTCTTCGTCCACTCCAAGCGCTCTTTCATCCATGACACAACCATGGAGAATATCATGCTGAGGGTTTTTCCTGATGGCAACATCCTCTACAGTGTccg GATAACTGTGACGGCACTTTGCTCAATGGACTTCAGCAGCTTCCCTCTGGACACGCAAAACTGCTCTCTAGAGCTGGAAAGCT ATGCTTACAATGAGAACGACCTCATGCTCTATTGGAAAAATGGGAACGATTCATTAAGGACTGATGAGATTGTGCTCTCTCAGTTTTTTGTTGAAGACTTCCAGCCTTCCTTTGGGCTTGCCTTCTACAGCAGTACTG gttGGTACAATCGTCTCTACATTAATTTCCTTCTCAGGAGGCacatcttcttcttcatgcTGCAGACGTATTTTCCCACCATGCTGATGGTGATGTTGTCCTGGGTGTCTTTTTGGATTGACAGGAGGGCCGTGCCCGCCCGTGTCTCCTTGG GCATCACCACCGTGTTGACCATGTCCACCATCATCACCGGAGTGTCCTCCTCAATGCCTCAGGTGTCTTACGTGAAAGCAGTGGACATCTACTTGTGGTCCAGCTTcctctttgtctttctttccgTCATCGAGTACGCGGCCGTCAACTATTTCACCACAGTTGAGGAGATGAAGAAGCTGAAGAGGGCACAG ATCCCAGCGTCCTACGACGCCACACAGGCAATGGCTTTTGACGGCTGTTTCCATGACAACGATATTGACCTGACTTCTTTCCCCGAGGCTTCCAGCACACCAAACACGGAGAGGAACACACAGTCACGAAACTCCACCGTGTCGGCTCCCACAGAGGGCACCAGGCTACGCCGCAGGAACCCTTTAAAACACAATCTCAGTTTTATAATGAGCAACAGCTACATGATTGACTCCTACTCCAGAGTTTTATTCCCTCTGGCCTACCTGCTCTTCAATATCATTTACTGGAGTTTGTATGCATAG